A single genomic interval of Asterias amurensis chromosome 1, ASM3211899v1 harbors:
- the LOC139937105 gene encoding protein salvador homolog 1-like has translation MLLSRKKDSSKPLTSEGIAGKYTKRESSPILQSFMSPVVRHGPSNARRHAPPSSNQHSQETSNTNAGRYSRSPHASAQSLAPKAEEAAIPAYNSRYNPTSSAAAPVSRGAYVQDVPPVGPMGNLTHPLPPGWTIDQTMKGRIYFIDHNTQTTHWSHPMEKEGLPPGWEKVESPEQGVYYINHISKMAQYEHPNARNGARFEQPPPLTKQLPISYPHRGADGPPHTPSNEHQGGTHVWVPPNPYLYTEIPKWLDVYYKASPEHDHKLKWDLFRLQELDAFQAMLSRLYKKDLEDVVMDYEAYRQALLREMERRLMYSNQMQQQALQQQQQNQETKVFLVSRSNAEQS, from the exons ATGTTACTGTCTCGAAAGAAGGACTCGTCCAAACCACTAACTTCAGAGGGGATCGCCGGCaaatacaccaagagagaatcgTCACCAATTCTTCAAA gTTTTATGTCTCCAGTGGTCCGTCATGGCCCATCAAACGCTCGCCGGCATGCCCCGCCAAGTTCTAACCAACACTCACAGGAAACATCAAATACCAATGCAGGAAGGTACAGTCGTTCTCCCCATGCTTCTGCACAGAGTCTAGCCCCAAAAGCAGAGG AAGCGGCTATCCCAGCATACAATAGTAGGTACAATCCAACCTCGTCGGCGGCAGCTCCAGTTTCACGTGGAGCATATGTGCAAGATGTCCCTCCCGTCGGCCCAATGG gTAACTTGACCCACCCACTTCCACCTGGCTGGACCATAGACCAGACAATGAAGGGAAGAATATACTTCATAGA TCATAACACCCAGACAACTCATTGGAGTCATCCTATGGAGAAAGAAGGTTTACCCCCGGGCTGGGAGAAAGTGGAATCACCCGAACAGGGTGTTTACTACATCAA TCATATTTCAAAGATGGCACAGTACGAACATCCAAATGCAAGAAACGGAGCGCGCTTTGAGCAGCCACCACCCCTAACCAAGCAGCTACCAATCTCTTACCCCCATAGGGGTGCAGACGGCCCCCCTCACACGCCCAGCAATGAACACCAAGGGGGTACGCATGTATGGGTTCCTCCGAACCCCTACTTATACACAG AAATCCCTAAGTGGCTCGACGTGTACTACAAGGCCTCCCCGGAGCACGATCACAAACTGAAATGGGATTTATTCCGGCTGCAGGAGCTGGACGCATTCCAAGCGATGCTGTCCAGACTCTACAAGAAGGATCTTGAAGATGTGGTGATGGACTACGAGGCGTACCGGCAAGCATTACTCAGAGAGATGGAGAGACGGTTAATGTACTCCAATCAGATGCAACAGCAGGCtctgcagcagcaacagcagaaTCAAGAAACAAAG GTTTTTCTCGTGTCCCGATCCAACGCTGAGCAATCTTGA